The proteins below are encoded in one region of Streptomyces ficellus:
- a CDS encoding helix-turn-helix domain-containing protein, with protein MTEATDLAARAGDSDPRVGLRAVTALRRLLERLEAVHVRSARAQGWSWQEIAAELGVSRQAVHKKYGRH; from the coding sequence ATGACCGAAGCAACCGATCTCGCCGCACGCGCGGGTGACAGCGATCCCCGGGTCGGCCTCCGGGCCGTGACCGCGCTGCGGCGGCTGCTGGAGCGGCTCGAAGCCGTCCACGTCCGCAGTGCCCGGGCCCAGGGGTGGTCCTGGCAGGAGATCGCCGCCGAGCTGGGCGTCAGCCGGCAGGCCGTCCACAAGAAGTACGGGAGGCATTGA
- a CDS encoding glycoside hydrolase family 5 protein translates to MRTLALALSAALLTLAAPAAPGPAPALSAPVAAEPGIPRLTDDRGRVLTLRGWNVEDKTNRGDAALSAITEKHFRDMRARGFNFARLLVFWDDLEPVRGRYSERYLRRIERILDWAERYDVHVLIDAHQDVFGPAFGHRGIPGWATRTDGLSFTPHPDDWFAEYFEPAVQRAFTHLYEDEDLRRAQVRMWQVLAGRYAHHPAVLGYDLINEPMGELRAGEDLPAAARRIERDHLTPLYNRLADAVRSVDRDNWLFVEPTPIVGEGVPTGLGRIEDPKVVYAPHFYNTAMEAGADYDPSAGWIEAYEAAVTAYPKEYRVPVVVGEWGPLNNSLPNMGRFYREALASLNRYSSGWAGYVWCYGGGYCAVDATGAWRTNKEQTAAPYAEAVAGRVVEQGPSRLTYVAGRGGVTELSLPSAAAGWRVTLEGRARLVPSPPGRVAVRAVPGGRVTVTVTRRDG, encoded by the coding sequence ATGCGCACCCTCGCCCTCGCACTCTCCGCCGCCCTGCTGACCCTCGCCGCCCCCGCGGCCCCTGGTCCCGCCCCGGCGCTCTCGGCCCCGGTCGCCGCCGAGCCCGGCATACCGCGTCTCACCGACGACCGGGGCCGCGTGCTGACCCTGCGCGGCTGGAACGTCGAGGACAAGACCAACCGGGGTGACGCGGCGCTGTCCGCCATCACCGAGAAGCACTTCCGCGACATGCGCGCCCGGGGCTTCAACTTCGCCCGGCTGCTGGTCTTCTGGGACGACCTGGAGCCGGTGCGCGGCCGGTACAGCGAGAGGTACCTCCGCAGGATCGAGCGGATCCTGGACTGGGCGGAGCGGTACGACGTCCACGTCCTGATCGATGCCCACCAGGACGTCTTCGGTCCCGCCTTCGGCCACCGCGGCATCCCCGGGTGGGCCACCCGCACCGACGGGCTGTCCTTCACCCCGCACCCGGACGACTGGTTCGCCGAGTACTTCGAACCGGCCGTGCAACGGGCCTTCACGCACCTGTACGAGGACGAGGACCTCAGGCGCGCCCAGGTACGCATGTGGCAGGTCCTGGCCGGTCGCTACGCGCACCACCCGGCGGTGCTCGGCTACGACCTGATCAACGAACCGATGGGCGAGCTGCGCGCGGGCGAGGACCTGCCGGCCGCGGCCCGCCGCATCGAGCGCGACCACCTCACCCCGCTGTACAACCGCCTCGCGGACGCCGTCCGTTCCGTCGACCGGGACAACTGGCTCTTCGTCGAGCCGACTCCGATCGTCGGGGAGGGCGTGCCGACCGGCCTCGGCCGGATCGAGGACCCGAAGGTCGTCTACGCCCCGCACTTCTACAACACGGCGATGGAGGCGGGCGCGGACTACGACCCCTCGGCGGGCTGGATCGAGGCGTACGAGGCCGCGGTGACGGCGTACCCGAAGGAGTACCGGGTGCCGGTCGTGGTGGGGGAGTGGGGCCCGCTGAACAACTCCTTGCCGAACATGGGCCGTTTCTACCGCGAGGCGCTGGCGTCGCTGAACCGCTACAGCTCCGGCTGGGCGGGTTACGTCTGGTGCTACGGCGGCGGCTACTGCGCGGTGGACGCCACGGGCGCCTGGCGCACCAACAAGGAACAGACGGCAGCCCCGTACGCGGAGGCGGTGGCGGGCCGCGTCGTCGAGCAGGGCCCGTCCCGCCTGACCTACGTCGCCGGTCGCGGCGGTGTGACGGAGCTGTCCCTGCCCTCCGCCGCGGCCGGCTGGCGGGTCACGCTGGAAGGGCGGGCCCGGCTGGTCCCGAGCCCGCCCGGCCGGGTGGCGGTGCGCGCGGTCCCGGGCGGCCGGGTCACCGTGACGGTGACCCGGCGTGACGGATGA
- a CDS encoding zinc-binding dehydrogenase, with the protein MFAAYAARIDRDQPLNGLELGERPAPEVRPGWTTVTVKAASLNHHDLWSLRGVGLGEDKLPMILGCDAAGLDEDGNEVVVHSVIGQSGHGVGPDEPRSILTERYQGTFAEKVAVPSWNVLPKPKELSFAEAACLPTAWLTAYRMLFTNAGVRPGDSVLVQGAGGGVATAAIVLGRAAGLRVFATSRDEAKRKRAVELGALEAYEPGARLPQRVDAVIETVGAATWSHSVKSLRPGGTLVISGATSGDRPSHAELTRIFFLELRVVGSTMGSKDELEDLLAFCATTGVRPVIDEVLPLDRAREGFEKMAAGDLFGKIVLNPS; encoded by the coding sequence ATGTTCGCTGCCTATGCCGCCCGAATCGACCGCGACCAGCCCCTGAACGGCCTTGAGCTGGGCGAACGCCCCGCCCCCGAGGTGCGCCCCGGCTGGACCACCGTCACCGTCAAGGCCGCCTCGCTCAACCACCACGACCTGTGGTCGCTGCGCGGGGTCGGCCTCGGCGAGGACAAGCTGCCGATGATCCTCGGCTGTGACGCCGCCGGCCTCGACGAGGACGGCAACGAGGTCGTCGTCCACTCCGTCATCGGCCAGTCCGGCCACGGCGTCGGGCCCGACGAGCCCCGCTCGATCCTCACCGAGCGCTACCAGGGCACGTTCGCCGAGAAGGTCGCCGTACCCAGCTGGAACGTGCTGCCCAAGCCGAAGGAGCTGTCCTTCGCCGAGGCCGCCTGCCTGCCGACCGCGTGGCTCACCGCGTACCGCATGCTGTTCACCAACGCGGGCGTGCGCCCCGGCGACTCGGTGCTCGTGCAGGGTGCGGGCGGCGGTGTCGCCACGGCGGCGATCGTGCTCGGCCGCGCCGCCGGCCTGCGGGTCTTCGCCACCAGCCGCGACGAGGCCAAGCGCAAGCGGGCGGTCGAGCTGGGCGCGCTGGAGGCGTACGAGCCGGGTGCCCGGCTGCCGCAGCGGGTGGACGCGGTGATCGAGACCGTCGGCGCGGCCACCTGGTCGCACTCGGTCAAGTCGCTGCGGCCGGGCGGCACCCTGGTGATCTCGGGCGCGACGAGCGGCGACCGGCCCTCGCACGCCGAACTGACCCGCATCTTCTTCCTGGAGCTCAGGGTCGTCGGCTCGACGATGGGCTCCAAGGACGAGCTGGAGGACCTGCTGGCGTTCTGTGCGACGACCGGGGTGCGGCCGGTGATCGACGAGGTGCTGCCGCTGGACCGGGCCCGGGAGGGCTTCGAGAAGATGGCCGCGGGCGACCTCTTCGGAAAGATTGTCCTCAACCCCTCTTGA
- a CDS encoding alkaline phosphatase D family protein, giving the protein MRLDRRNLLRAAAAAGALNVAWPLSAGLSPARAREAAEALGADYDPAPFTLGVASGDPQPTSVVLWTRLAPEPLAAEQDLPEVVEVGWVVAEDRELRRVVARGTAPASVTLGHSVHVPVNGLAAGRQYWYAFTALGRTSRVGRTRTAPVGSVSRVRFAAANCQAFHDGFYAAHRGIAREDVDFVVHLGDYIYEHGPVGGDHVRDHEGPAVLTLADYRRRHALYKGDASLREAHAAHPWFLTWDDHEVVNDYSGTGGGAPFLRRRAAAYQAWYENMPHRDGGESALPDPVIHRARRWGDLLELTVLDLRSHRSAQNLPDGTILGAAQKSWLKSGIDRAPDSWHVWANSIMLSQLRRSPGGSYMFTDQWDGFLAERKEVLNHVHTSGLEDLVVITGDWHSAFVDDIRTDFDDTSSPLVGTEFTAHSVTSGAYDAAWNATNGPRMGRANPHLKYFEGNRYGYDVYEVTPQRFSAHMRVIADRRDPASPVTTLTSFHVDRGTAGSYEDPATKNSPAQWRRD; this is encoded by the coding sequence ATGAGGCTCGACCGACGCAACCTGCTCAGGGCGGCGGCCGCCGCCGGTGCGCTGAACGTGGCCTGGCCGCTCAGCGCCGGCCTCTCGCCCGCCCGCGCGCGGGAGGCCGCCGAGGCGCTCGGCGCCGACTACGACCCGGCGCCCTTCACCCTGGGCGTCGCCTCCGGCGACCCGCAGCCCACGAGCGTCGTGCTGTGGACGCGCCTCGCGCCCGAGCCGCTCGCCGCCGAACAGGACCTGCCCGAGGTCGTCGAGGTCGGCTGGGTGGTGGCGGAGGACCGGGAGCTGCGCCGGGTCGTGGCCCGCGGCACGGCCCCCGCCTCCGTGACGCTCGGCCACAGCGTCCACGTACCCGTGAACGGGCTGGCGGCCGGGCGCCAGTACTGGTACGCCTTCACCGCGCTGGGGAGGACGAGCCGGGTCGGCCGGACGCGGACCGCCCCCGTCGGCAGCGTGTCGCGCGTACGGTTCGCCGCCGCCAACTGCCAGGCGTTCCACGACGGGTTCTACGCCGCCCACCGGGGCATCGCCCGTGAGGACGTCGACTTCGTCGTCCACCTGGGCGACTACATCTACGAGCACGGGCCGGTCGGCGGCGACCACGTACGGGACCACGAGGGGCCCGCCGTGCTCACGCTCGCCGACTACCGCCGCCGGCACGCCCTCTACAAGGGCGACGCCTCGCTGCGCGAGGCACACGCCGCCCACCCCTGGTTCCTCACCTGGGACGACCACGAGGTCGTCAACGACTACAGCGGTACGGGCGGCGGGGCGCCGTTCCTGCGGCGGCGGGCGGCCGCGTACCAGGCCTGGTACGAGAACATGCCGCACCGCGACGGCGGCGAGTCCGCGCTGCCCGACCCGGTGATCCACCGCGCCCGCCGCTGGGGCGACCTGCTGGAGCTGACCGTCCTCGACCTGCGCTCCCACCGCTCCGCGCAGAACCTGCCCGACGGCACCATCCTGGGCGCCGCCCAGAAGTCCTGGCTGAAGAGCGGCATCGACCGCGCGCCCGACTCGTGGCACGTGTGGGCCAACTCGATCATGCTCAGCCAGCTGCGCCGCAGCCCGGGCGGGTCGTACATGTTCACCGACCAGTGGGACGGCTTCCTCGCCGAGCGCAAGGAGGTGCTGAACCACGTCCACACCAGCGGCCTCGAAGACCTCGTCGTCATCACCGGCGACTGGCACTCCGCGTTCGTCGACGACATCCGGACCGACTTCGACGACACGTCGTCCCCGCTCGTCGGTACGGAGTTCACCGCCCACTCGGTGACCTCGGGCGCGTACGACGCCGCCTGGAACGCGACGAACGGCCCCCGCATGGGCCGGGCCAACCCGCACCTGAAGTACTTCGAGGGCAACCGCTACGGCTACGACGTCTACGAGGTGACGCCCCAGCGGTTCAGCGCCCACATGCGGGTCATCGCCGACCGCCGCGACCCCGCCTCCCCGGTCACCACCCTCACCAGCTTCCACGTGGACCGGGGCACGGCCGGCTCGTACGAGGACCCCGCCACGAAGAACAGCCCGGCCCAGTGGCGCCGCGACTGA
- a CDS encoding phosphoesterase, whose translation MNLVVNGDAESGPGGTAQPVGTVTGWKIAQGAPALIAYALGQGYPTVSDPGPARRGSRFFAGGDAPRTALTQDIALPATGPTGHPAVDAGRVRYAVTAWLGGYASQDDGARLSVEFRDGRGTPVALSVLGPVTAAERKGRTGLLERTAGSLVPPGARSARLLLVLTRTGGGTSNDGYADGITLTLNEAPA comes from the coding sequence GTGAACCTGGTCGTCAACGGAGACGCCGAAAGCGGCCCCGGGGGTACCGCCCAGCCCGTCGGGACCGTCACCGGCTGGAAGATCGCGCAGGGCGCGCCCGCCCTGATCGCTTACGCCCTCGGCCAGGGCTACCCCACCGTCTCCGACCCCGGGCCCGCCCGGCGCGGCAGCCGGTTCTTCGCCGGCGGCGACGCGCCCCGCACCGCCCTGACGCAGGACATCGCCCTGCCCGCCACCGGACCCACCGGCCACCCGGCCGTCGACGCCGGCCGGGTGCGGTACGCGGTGACCGCCTGGCTCGGCGGATACGCCTCCCAGGACGACGGCGCCCGGCTGTCGGTGGAGTTCCGGGACGGCAGGGGCACCCCGGTCGCGCTCAGCGTGCTCGGACCGGTCACGGCCGCCGAGCGCAAGGGCCGCACGGGGCTGCTGGAGCGCACCGCCGGATCGCTCGTGCCGCCCGGCGCCCGCAGCGCGCGGCTGCTCCTCGTCCTCACCCGCACCGGCGGCGGCACGTCGAACGACGGCTACGCGGACGGGATCACGCTCACGCTCAACGAGGCACCGGCATGA
- a CDS encoding NAD(P)-dependent malic enzyme, producing the protein MAAEIVNPRSDSDNGTESADEPFDPAFALHRGGKMAVQATVPIRDKDDLSLAYTPGVAKVCSAIAEQPELVHDYTWKSQVVAVVTDGTAVLGLGDIGPEASLPVMEGKAILFKQFGGVDAVPIALATTDTDEIVDTVVRLAPSFGGVNLEDISAPRCFEIERKLQERLDIPVFHDDQHGTAVVTLAALRNAAKLTGRGLGDLRAVISGAGAAGVAIAKFLLEAGLGDVAVADRKGIVSRDREDLTSVKRELAELTNRAGLSGSLESALAGADVFIGVSGGTVPEPAIASMAPGAFVFAMANPNPEVHPDVAHKYASVVATGRSDYPNQINNVLAFPGIFAGALQVRASRITEGMKIAAANALADVVGDQLAADYVIPSPFDERVAPAVTAAVAAAARAEGVARR; encoded by the coding sequence ATGGCAGCGGAGATCGTCAATCCTCGCAGCGACAGTGACAACGGCACCGAGAGTGCCGACGAGCCCTTCGATCCGGCGTTCGCGCTGCATCGGGGCGGCAAGATGGCCGTCCAGGCGACGGTTCCCATCCGGGACAAGGACGACCTGTCCCTCGCGTACACCCCCGGCGTCGCCAAGGTGTGCAGCGCCATCGCCGAGCAGCCCGAGCTCGTGCACGACTACACCTGGAAGTCCCAGGTCGTCGCCGTCGTGACGGACGGTACGGCCGTGCTGGGACTCGGTGACATCGGCCCGGAGGCCTCCCTCCCGGTCATGGAGGGCAAGGCGATCCTCTTCAAGCAGTTCGGCGGCGTGGACGCGGTGCCGATCGCGCTCGCCACGACCGACACGGACGAGATCGTCGACACCGTCGTCCGCCTCGCGCCGTCCTTCGGCGGCGTGAACCTGGAGGACATCTCGGCACCCCGGTGCTTCGAGATCGAGCGCAAGCTCCAGGAGCGGCTCGACATCCCGGTCTTCCACGACGACCAGCACGGCACCGCCGTGGTCACCCTGGCCGCCCTGCGGAACGCCGCCAAGCTCACCGGCCGCGGCCTCGGCGACCTGCGCGCCGTGATCTCCGGCGCGGGCGCGGCCGGCGTGGCCATCGCCAAGTTCCTGCTGGAGGCCGGCCTCGGCGACGTGGCGGTCGCGGACCGCAAGGGCATCGTCAGCCGGGACCGCGAGGACCTCACCTCCGTCAAGCGCGAGCTGGCGGAGCTCACCAACCGCGCCGGGCTCTCCGGCTCGCTGGAGAGCGCGCTGGCCGGCGCCGACGTCTTCATCGGCGTCTCCGGCGGTACGGTGCCGGAGCCGGCGATCGCGTCGATGGCGCCGGGCGCCTTCGTCTTCGCGATGGCCAACCCGAACCCGGAGGTCCACCCCGACGTCGCGCACAAGTACGCGTCGGTCGTCGCCACCGGCCGGTCGGACTACCCGAACCAGATCAACAACGTGCTCGCGTTCCCCGGCATCTTCGCGGGCGCCCTCCAGGTGCGGGCCTCCCGCATCACCGAGGGCATGAAGATCGCCGCAGCCAACGCGCTCGCGGACGTCGTCGGTGACCAGCTCGCCGCCGACTACGTGATCCCCTCGCCGTTCGACGAGCGGGTCGCCCCGGCGGTCACCGCCGCCGTGGCCGCCGCCGCCCGCGCCGAGGGCGTCGCCCGCCGCTGA